One part of the Hippoglossus hippoglossus isolate fHipHip1 chromosome 11, fHipHip1.pri, whole genome shotgun sequence genome encodes these proteins:
- the ints8 gene encoding integrator complex subunit 8 isoform X2 produces MSVEAADRVAAVATGRPSTPLQTSWFEFLLDVNLLEHHLQKSNPDPIPVQLIVQFLEQASKPSVNEQNLVQPPADNRRNRTLKLLALKVAAHMKWDLEVLEKGLTIPVLNMLLNELLCVSKVPPGVKHVDLDLSTLPPTTAMAVIIYNRWAIRTIVSSSFPEKQTKPGPHQMNMLSIVQQEKEMTENILTVLKEQATDSISVLEGALQLKKDFYVHTMRTLDLLAADAAANGETESSTAGLCISADELHCQVHYDLGGIFFQQGCTDQPAFEKARDHFRQTKELLKKLDSTVHVHLDEKRLAGYWNACSALTGDCDPADSHTTAYDHINSLIRAHNHQAVIESFIKDNVSRSLPNNFRRSVLRELLYNVQQGETGLDEVCHKLCVCNAVRDALEGEVLSVRFQQLLLRPTKRLVDFMLEVCTRSLEKERPSETSRRNMASFMKTLCESLEDLSLVFVVSSHKLFMELLREEERKVLVEQMRKRSATINLSAKPLPSFYDIPASASVNIGQLEQQLILSLEPRRIRQILIELHGMAERPFWRVNSKWEVPPDYINVILSIKDNLTKDLVYILMAKGLHCISIKDFAHARQFFSACLELVTEFSPKLRQVMLNEMLLLEVRAHETMAAEGSKERPPSDLVSRVRGYLEMRIHDLPLRQVVGEECVAFMLNWRENDYLTLQVPSSLVMNNPYIKLGQLLASTCKELPGPKESRRTAKELWDVVVQICSMSIQHKRNNDGRVGLIKQRESSMGILHRSKFTTFIKKLREPLVLTTLISLFVRLHSIVRDDIVNEVTAEHLSIWPSTLLNIQAVDVEAVAVTVKELVSYALTLNPNNQSWLITQADIYFVTNQYSAALNLYLQAGAVASDFFTKAVPPDVYTDQVLKRMIKCCSMMNCHTQVAVLCQFLREVDYMTAFKALQEQNSHDAMDSFYDYIWDVTILEYLTHIHHKRGESEKRQIAIKAIGQTELNTSNPEEVLQLAAQKRKKRFLQAMAKLYF; encoded by the exons ATGAGTGTTGAGGCAGCAGACCGGGTGGCGGCTGTGGCCACCGGTCGGCCCAGCACGCCTCTTCAGACGTCATGGTTCGAGTTCCTCCTGGACGTAAACCTCCTGGAGCACCACCTGCAGAAGTCCAACCCAG ACCCAATACCAGTGCAGCTGATCGTCCAGTTCCTGGAGCAGGCGTCGAAGCCGTCGGTGAATGAGCAGAACCTGGTTCAGCCTCCAGCAGACAACCGCAGGAACCGcaccctgaagctgctggcgCTGAAGGTGGCTGCGCACATGAAGTGGGATCTGGAAGTACTCGAGAAAGG TTTGACCATTCCAGTATTAAACATGTTGCTGAACGAGCTCCTGTGTGTGAGCAAAGTGCCTCCAGGGGTGAAACATGTGGACCTGGAcctctccactctgcctcccaccACCGCCATGGCCGTCATCATCTACAACCGCTG GGCCATCAGAACCATCGTGTCGAGCAGCTTCCCAGAGAAACAGACCAAACCAGGACCTCATCAGATGAACAT GTTAAGCATCgtgcagcaggagaaagaaatgacagaaaacatcctgACGGTG CTGAAAGAACAGGCAACAGACTCAATCAGCGTCCTGGAAGGAGCTCTGCAGCTGAAGAAAGATTTCTACGTCCACACCATGAGGACTCTGGACCTGTTGGCTGCCGATGCCGCTGCCAACGGAGAGACGGAGTCCTCGACCGCTGGGCTTTGCATCAGCGCTGATGAGCTGCACTGTCAG GTGCACTATGATTTGGGAGGTATTTTCTTCCAGCAAGGCTGCACAGACCAGCCAGCGTTTGAGAAAGCCAGGGATCACTTCAGACAGACAAAGGAACTTTTGAAGAAG CTGGACTCGACTGTTCACGTTCACCTGGATGAGAAGCGTTTGGCCGGTTACTGGAACGCCTGCAGCGCGTTGACTGGAGACTGTGACCCCGCTGACTCCCACACCACAGCCTACGATCACATCAACAGCCTGATCAGGGCGCACAACCACCAG GCCGTCATCGAATCCTTCATCAAAGACAACGTGAGTCGCAGTTTGCCAAACAACTTCAGACGCTCTGTCCTCAGGGAGCTGCTGTACAACGTCCAACAGGG GGAAACAGGACTGGATGAAGTTTGCCACaagctgtgtgtctgtaacGCCGTCCGAGACGCTCTGGAAGGAGAAGTGCTCAGCGTTCGtttccagcagctgctcctcagacCCACTAAACGTCTGGTGGACTTCATGTTAGAG GTTTGCACACGTTCGCTGGAAAAGGAACGTCCATCTGAGACGTCCAGAAGAAACATGGCCAGCTTCATGAA GACTCTGTGTGAAAGCCTGGAGGATCTGTCTCTGGTGTTTGTTGTGTCGTCTCATAAGCTCTTCATGGAGCTGCtgcgggaggaggagaggaaggtcCTGGTGgagcagatgaggaagaggtcGGCCACGATCAACCTCAGTGCCAAACCTCTGCCTTCCTTCTACGACATTCCAG CTTCAGCCAGTGTGAACATCgggcagctggagcagcagctcatCCTCTCGCTGGAGCCGCGCAGGATCAGACAGATTCTTATTGAACTCCACGGAATGGCTGAACGACCCTTCTGGAGGGTCAACAGTAAG TGGGAGGTTCCTCCAGACTACATCAATGTGATCCTCAGTATCAAAGACAACCTGACCAAGGACCTCGTGTACATCCTCATGGCCAAAGGACTCCACTGCATTTCAATAAAG GACTTTGCCCACGCACGGCAGTTCTTCTCCGCCTGCCTGGAGCTGGTCACCGAGTTCTCCCCGAAGCTGAGGCAGGTGATGCTGAacgagatgctgctgctggaggtccGAGCGCACGAGACGATGGCGGCTGAGGGCAGCAAGGAGCGACCGCCCTCGGACCTGGTCAGCAGGGTCAGAGGTTACCTGGAGATGAGGATTCACG ATCTGCCTCTGCGTCAGGTGGTAGGAGAGGAGTGCGTCGCCTTCATGTTGAACTGGAGGGAGAACGACTACCTGACTCTGCAGGTGCCATCGTCTCTGGTCATGAACAACCCATACATCAAG cTCGGTCAGCTCCTGGCGTCGACATGCAAAGAGCTCCCGGGTCCCAAAGAGAGTCGACGCACTGCCAAGGAGCTGTGGGACGTGGTGGTTCAGATCTGCAGCATGTCCATCCAGCACAAGAGGAACAACGACGGCCGAGTGGGCCTCATTAAACAGAGAGAGTCGTCCATGGGCATCTtacacag GAGCAAATTCACCACTTTCATCAAGAAACTTCGA GAGCCGCTGGTGTTGACGACCCTCATTTCCCTGTTTGTGAGGCTCCACAGTATAGTGCGG GATGATATTGTGAATGAAGTGACAGCCGAACACCTCTCCATCTGGCCGTCTACTCTTCTAAA CATCCAGGCCGTGGATGTGGAAGCTGTGGCTGTGACGGTCAAAGAGCTGGTGTCCTACGCTCTCACCCTGAACCCCAACAACCAGTCGTGGCTCATCACGCAGGCCGACATCTACTTTG tgacCAACCAATACTCCGCTGCTCTGAACCTCTACCTCCAGGCCGGAGCCGTGGCCTCGGACTTCTTCACCAAAGCCGTTCCCCCGGATGTTTACACCGACCAG GTTCTGAAGAGGATGATCAAGTGCTGTTCGATGATGAACTGCCACACACAG GTTGCCGTCCTCTGCCAGTTTCTGAGAGAAGTCGACTACATGACGGCGTTCAAAGCTCTTCAAGAACAGAACAG TCACGACGCCATGGATTCTTTCTACGACTACATCTGGGACGTCACCATCCTGGAATATCTCACAC ACATTCACCACAAACGGGGCGAGTCCGAGAAGAGACAGATAGCG ATAAAGGCGATCGGACAGACGGAGCTGAACACCAGTAACCCAGaggaggtgctgcagctggcggctcagaagaggaagaagagattcCTGCAGGCGATGGCAAAACTGTATTTCTAG
- the ints8 gene encoding integrator complex subunit 8 isoform X1, producing the protein MSKRRMNYGRMSVEAADRVAAVATGRPSTPLQTSWFEFLLDVNLLEHHLQKSNPDPIPVQLIVQFLEQASKPSVNEQNLVQPPADNRRNRTLKLLALKVAAHMKWDLEVLEKGLTIPVLNMLLNELLCVSKVPPGVKHVDLDLSTLPPTTAMAVIIYNRWAIRTIVSSSFPEKQTKPGPHQMNMLSIVQQEKEMTENILTVLKEQATDSISVLEGALQLKKDFYVHTMRTLDLLAADAAANGETESSTAGLCISADELHCQVHYDLGGIFFQQGCTDQPAFEKARDHFRQTKELLKKLDSTVHVHLDEKRLAGYWNACSALTGDCDPADSHTTAYDHINSLIRAHNHQAVIESFIKDNVSRSLPNNFRRSVLRELLYNVQQGETGLDEVCHKLCVCNAVRDALEGEVLSVRFQQLLLRPTKRLVDFMLEVCTRSLEKERPSETSRRNMASFMKTLCESLEDLSLVFVVSSHKLFMELLREEERKVLVEQMRKRSATINLSAKPLPSFYDIPASASVNIGQLEQQLILSLEPRRIRQILIELHGMAERPFWRVNSKWEVPPDYINVILSIKDNLTKDLVYILMAKGLHCISIKDFAHARQFFSACLELVTEFSPKLRQVMLNEMLLLEVRAHETMAAEGSKERPPSDLVSRVRGYLEMRIHDLPLRQVVGEECVAFMLNWRENDYLTLQVPSSLVMNNPYIKLGQLLASTCKELPGPKESRRTAKELWDVVVQICSMSIQHKRNNDGRVGLIKQRESSMGILHRSKFTTFIKKLREPLVLTTLISLFVRLHSIVRDDIVNEVTAEHLSIWPSTLLNIQAVDVEAVAVTVKELVSYALTLNPNNQSWLITQADIYFVTNQYSAALNLYLQAGAVASDFFTKAVPPDVYTDQVLKRMIKCCSMMNCHTQVAVLCQFLREVDYMTAFKALQEQNSHDAMDSFYDYIWDVTILEYLTHIHHKRGESEKRQIAIKAIGQTELNTSNPEEVLQLAAQKRKKRFLQAMAKLYF; encoded by the exons ATGTCGAAGCGCCGGATGAATTAT GGGAGGATGAGTGTTGAGGCAGCAGACCGGGTGGCGGCTGTGGCCACCGGTCGGCCCAGCACGCCTCTTCAGACGTCATGGTTCGAGTTCCTCCTGGACGTAAACCTCCTGGAGCACCACCTGCAGAAGTCCAACCCAG ACCCAATACCAGTGCAGCTGATCGTCCAGTTCCTGGAGCAGGCGTCGAAGCCGTCGGTGAATGAGCAGAACCTGGTTCAGCCTCCAGCAGACAACCGCAGGAACCGcaccctgaagctgctggcgCTGAAGGTGGCTGCGCACATGAAGTGGGATCTGGAAGTACTCGAGAAAGG TTTGACCATTCCAGTATTAAACATGTTGCTGAACGAGCTCCTGTGTGTGAGCAAAGTGCCTCCAGGGGTGAAACATGTGGACCTGGAcctctccactctgcctcccaccACCGCCATGGCCGTCATCATCTACAACCGCTG GGCCATCAGAACCATCGTGTCGAGCAGCTTCCCAGAGAAACAGACCAAACCAGGACCTCATCAGATGAACAT GTTAAGCATCgtgcagcaggagaaagaaatgacagaaaacatcctgACGGTG CTGAAAGAACAGGCAACAGACTCAATCAGCGTCCTGGAAGGAGCTCTGCAGCTGAAGAAAGATTTCTACGTCCACACCATGAGGACTCTGGACCTGTTGGCTGCCGATGCCGCTGCCAACGGAGAGACGGAGTCCTCGACCGCTGGGCTTTGCATCAGCGCTGATGAGCTGCACTGTCAG GTGCACTATGATTTGGGAGGTATTTTCTTCCAGCAAGGCTGCACAGACCAGCCAGCGTTTGAGAAAGCCAGGGATCACTTCAGACAGACAAAGGAACTTTTGAAGAAG CTGGACTCGACTGTTCACGTTCACCTGGATGAGAAGCGTTTGGCCGGTTACTGGAACGCCTGCAGCGCGTTGACTGGAGACTGTGACCCCGCTGACTCCCACACCACAGCCTACGATCACATCAACAGCCTGATCAGGGCGCACAACCACCAG GCCGTCATCGAATCCTTCATCAAAGACAACGTGAGTCGCAGTTTGCCAAACAACTTCAGACGCTCTGTCCTCAGGGAGCTGCTGTACAACGTCCAACAGGG GGAAACAGGACTGGATGAAGTTTGCCACaagctgtgtgtctgtaacGCCGTCCGAGACGCTCTGGAAGGAGAAGTGCTCAGCGTTCGtttccagcagctgctcctcagacCCACTAAACGTCTGGTGGACTTCATGTTAGAG GTTTGCACACGTTCGCTGGAAAAGGAACGTCCATCTGAGACGTCCAGAAGAAACATGGCCAGCTTCATGAA GACTCTGTGTGAAAGCCTGGAGGATCTGTCTCTGGTGTTTGTTGTGTCGTCTCATAAGCTCTTCATGGAGCTGCtgcgggaggaggagaggaaggtcCTGGTGgagcagatgaggaagaggtcGGCCACGATCAACCTCAGTGCCAAACCTCTGCCTTCCTTCTACGACATTCCAG CTTCAGCCAGTGTGAACATCgggcagctggagcagcagctcatCCTCTCGCTGGAGCCGCGCAGGATCAGACAGATTCTTATTGAACTCCACGGAATGGCTGAACGACCCTTCTGGAGGGTCAACAGTAAG TGGGAGGTTCCTCCAGACTACATCAATGTGATCCTCAGTATCAAAGACAACCTGACCAAGGACCTCGTGTACATCCTCATGGCCAAAGGACTCCACTGCATTTCAATAAAG GACTTTGCCCACGCACGGCAGTTCTTCTCCGCCTGCCTGGAGCTGGTCACCGAGTTCTCCCCGAAGCTGAGGCAGGTGATGCTGAacgagatgctgctgctggaggtccGAGCGCACGAGACGATGGCGGCTGAGGGCAGCAAGGAGCGACCGCCCTCGGACCTGGTCAGCAGGGTCAGAGGTTACCTGGAGATGAGGATTCACG ATCTGCCTCTGCGTCAGGTGGTAGGAGAGGAGTGCGTCGCCTTCATGTTGAACTGGAGGGAGAACGACTACCTGACTCTGCAGGTGCCATCGTCTCTGGTCATGAACAACCCATACATCAAG cTCGGTCAGCTCCTGGCGTCGACATGCAAAGAGCTCCCGGGTCCCAAAGAGAGTCGACGCACTGCCAAGGAGCTGTGGGACGTGGTGGTTCAGATCTGCAGCATGTCCATCCAGCACAAGAGGAACAACGACGGCCGAGTGGGCCTCATTAAACAGAGAGAGTCGTCCATGGGCATCTtacacag GAGCAAATTCACCACTTTCATCAAGAAACTTCGA GAGCCGCTGGTGTTGACGACCCTCATTTCCCTGTTTGTGAGGCTCCACAGTATAGTGCGG GATGATATTGTGAATGAAGTGACAGCCGAACACCTCTCCATCTGGCCGTCTACTCTTCTAAA CATCCAGGCCGTGGATGTGGAAGCTGTGGCTGTGACGGTCAAAGAGCTGGTGTCCTACGCTCTCACCCTGAACCCCAACAACCAGTCGTGGCTCATCACGCAGGCCGACATCTACTTTG tgacCAACCAATACTCCGCTGCTCTGAACCTCTACCTCCAGGCCGGAGCCGTGGCCTCGGACTTCTTCACCAAAGCCGTTCCCCCGGATGTTTACACCGACCAG GTTCTGAAGAGGATGATCAAGTGCTGTTCGATGATGAACTGCCACACACAG GTTGCCGTCCTCTGCCAGTTTCTGAGAGAAGTCGACTACATGACGGCGTTCAAAGCTCTTCAAGAACAGAACAG TCACGACGCCATGGATTCTTTCTACGACTACATCTGGGACGTCACCATCCTGGAATATCTCACAC ACATTCACCACAAACGGGGCGAGTCCGAGAAGAGACAGATAGCG ATAAAGGCGATCGGACAGACGGAGCTGAACACCAGTAACCCAGaggaggtgctgcagctggcggctcagaagaggaagaagagattcCTGCAGGCGATGGCAAAACTGTATTTCTAG
- the LOC117770976 gene encoding G1/S-specific cyclin-E2-like yields the protein MTRQSGRLQKRSENAPGQKSIVSKQSNRKKVQPLSKLQCEKNQLILKGVTKPCIVNETVKGARIDWDKNDHQVPTAGDSWARPSPLPPLGWGSSEDVWVKMVGKEQNYRHSKGFMQKHPTIQPRMRSILLDWLIEVSGAYTLHRQTFYLAQDYFDRFMLTQNNIEKNMLQLIGITCLFIASKMEEACPPKLSQMAHVTAGTYYEEEILQMELIILKALRWNLCPETAVSWLKLYFQLASMNANSDLLEPQFPHDLYVQMTRLLDLCVLSINSLDFQYRVLAASVLCHFLQQETVEKVSGLSRDVIQPCVNWMAPFVESVGPFGRATPKDLARMKEERHNIQTHTDYMTLLDDASNKEVSGEFLTPPSSTEKTHSELQEETLK from the exons ATGACAAGACAAAG TGGTCGCCTGCAGAAAAGATCTGAAAATGCTCCAGGGCAGAAAAGCATAGTTTCAAAG CAAAGCAACAGGAAAAAGGTTCAGCCCTTGTCGAAGCTGCAGTGTGAGAAG AACCAGCTGATTCTTAAAGGCGTCACCAAGCCCTGTATTGTCAACGAGACTGTGAAGGGAGCCAGGATCGACTGGGACAAGAACGACCATCAAGTTCCCACCGCCGGCGACTCCTGGGCTCGGCCgtcccctctgcctcctctggg ATGGGGCTCTTCTGAGGACGTGTGGGTGAAGATGGTTGGAAAGGAGCAGAACTACAGACACAGTAAGGGCTTCATGCAGAAGCACCCCACGATACAGCCCAGAATGAGATCCATCCTCCTCGACTGGTTAATCGAG GTGAGTGGGGCGTACACACTTCACCGGCAGACGTTCTACCTGGCACAGGACTACTTCGACCGCTTCATGTTGACCCAGAACAACATTGAAAAGAATATGCTGCAGCTCATTGGGATCACCTGTCTATTTATAGCATCAAAGATGGAG GAAGCCTGTCCTCCAAAACTCTCCCAGATGGCTCATGTGACTGCAGGGACCTACTATGAGGAAGAGATTCTTCAAATGGAGTTAATCATTTTGAAG GCGCTGCGTTGGAACCTCTGCCCGGAAACAGCTGTGTCGTGGCTGAAGCTTTATTTCCAGCTGGCTTCGATGAACGCCAACTCCGACCTGCTGGAGCCGCAGTTTCCCCACGACCTTTACGTCCAGATGACGCGG CTTTTAGATCTCTGTGTCCTCAGTATAAACTCTCTGGACTTCCAGTACCGAGTGTTGGCTGCTTCAGTCCTGTGTCATTTCCTTCAGCAGGAAACAGTTGAAAAGGTCTCAG GTCTGTCGAGAGACGTCATCCAGCCCTGCGTGAACTGGATGGCTCCCTTCGTCGAGTCAGTGGGTCCGTTCGGCCGAGCGACACCGAAGGATTTAGCCAGAATGAAAGAAGAGAGACACaacatccagacacacacagactacatGACACTGCTG gatGACGCCAGTAATAAAGAAGTGAGCGGCGAGTTCCTCACTCCTCcgagcagcacagagaaaacacacagtgagctgcaggaggagacgcTGAAGTGA